The nucleotide sequence AGCCTGGGCGACGGGCATGTTCCAGTCGGACCAGCCAGTGCAGGTCGCGGGTGCGGACCAGGGTGGCGGGACGACCCCGGCGAATGGCGGTCCCGAAGCTCGGCCGTCCAGCCCTCTTGGCGAACTTGCCGAGGCCATCGGCGCCCTCGCTCCGGGTCAGCAGCGCCCGGACGAGGGCACGCCAGCCGAGGCAGAGGGCACGATCACGGCCTCCGGGACGACGGCAGTGCCGCAGGAGCAGGCGACTTCCGGCACCGATGCGGCGGCGCAGCAAGCTGGCGAGGAAGGTGGCGATGCGCCAACCCTGGCCGAAGGCGGCGAGCCGGCGACGGCCGAGCCCGAGGCGGCCGCGGCCGAAGAGGAACCCGCGCCGGCGGCTCCGGCCGAGCAGCCGGCCCCTGCCCCGGTCGAGCCGGCCCGTCCCGAACCGGCTCCGCGCGCACCGCCGCTGAGCCTCAGCTCGGGTCCGCGGCTGCTGAGCGGCGGGCTCAGCAACAGCGACAATCAGGGCGGGCGCTTCACCGGCACGGTCGGCGTGCGGCTGCTGGTCGGCGCCAATGGCAGGGCGCAGGGATGCCGGGTGACCCGCTCGAGCGGCAATGGCGCGCTCGACGCCACGACCTGCCGGCTACTCCAGCAGCGGCTCTATTTCGCGCCGGCGCGGGACGGCAGCGGCAACGCGATCAACAGCGTGGTCGAATCGACCCACGTCTGGGGATCGCGCCGCCGGCGCTAGTCAGGCGCGGCCGTATTCATCGTCGAAGCGGACGATGTCGTCTTCGCCGAGATAGGGGCCGCACTGCACCTCGACGAGTTCAAGCGGCACCTTCCCCGGGTTCGCCAGGCGATGGGTGGTACCGGCCGGGATATAGGTCGACTGGTTTTCCTGGAGCAGCTGGATCTTGTCGCCGACGGTCACCTCGGCGGTGCCGGAGACGACCACCCAATGCTCCGAGCGATGATAATGCATCTGCAGCGAGAGGGTCTCGCCGGGTGCGACCAGGATATGCTTGATCTGGAAGCGCGAGCCGCGATCCTTGGTTTCGTAGCTGCCCCACGGCCGCTCGACCCGCGAGGGTAAGGTGGCGAGGTCGCGCTTGTCGCGCTTCAGCTGGTCGACCACTTCGCGCACATCGGCGGCACGATCCACCGGCGCGATGAAGACCGCGTCACGGGCGGCGATCACCGCCATTTTCTGGAGGCCGACGGCCGCGACCGTCACGCTGCCTTCGGCGCGGATGATCGACTCGCTGGTGTCGATGGCGATGATGTCGCCCTGAAGGGCATTGTCGTCAGCATCCTTGTCGGCGAGCTGCCAGACGGCGCCCCACGAACCGACATCCGACCAGGCCATGTCGACCGGCACCACGAAGGCGCGCGCAGTCTTTTCCATGATGCCGTAATCGATGGAGATGTTGGGGGCCGCCTCGAACGCCTCGCGCTCGGGCCGGACGAACTTGCCGTCAATGCTCTTGCTCGCGAGGGAGCGGCTGACCGCCTCGACCAGTTCGGGCATCAGCTTGGCGGCTTCGTCGCGCAGGGACGAGGCACGGAACAGGAAGATGCCGCTGTTCCAGTAATGGCCGCCGCGGCTGAGGTAATCCTCCGCCGTCTGGCGATCGGGCTTCTCGATGAACCGGCGGACGGGACGCGCTTCGCCGATGCCCGGGCCGTCCTCGCTGACTTCGATATAGCCATATTGTGTGTTGGGCTCGGTCGGTCGGGCGCCAAAGGTGACGATGCCGCCCTGGTCGGCGGCCGCAATGCCGCTTTCGACCGCTGCCGCGAATGCCTGCTGGTCCTCGATCATGTGATCGGAGGGAAGCAAGAGCAGCAGGTCGTCCTCGCCGCGATCGAGCGACCAGATTGCTGCCAGCACCGCCGCCGCCGCCGTGTTGCGACCCTTGGGCTCGAGCAGGATCGCCTCCACCGGAACGCCCGACTGTTCGAGCTGGCGCTGGATGAAGAAGCGATGATCCTCGCCGGCGATCACAATCGGCTCGCGGAATTGCGTGCCGGTCACGCGCAGTGCCGTCTCCTGGAGCATGGTACGCTCGGTGGAAATGGGCAGGAGCTGCTTGGGAAAGCTTTCCCGCGAGATCGGCCACAGGCGGGTCCCGGAACCTCCCGACAGGATGACGGGACGAATGCTGGTCACAGGCGACAAACTCCTTTTGGCCCCGGTGAGGGACCGGCGTGGGGGACAGAACGGCGGCCGCGAGGCCGTCAGAAGATGAACGGAACGAAGGAGCCGAGCGGCACCGAGCTCAAATTCTTGAGGAAGCGCCGCGTGGCGTTCTCGCCGACGACAACGATGTCGTTGCCGTAGATTTGCGGATCGGTGACCCGCCCCGCGCGGATCTGCCGAAGGCTGAACAGCGCCGCCATCTGCTGATTGTTGACGCGGCGGAAGACCACCACATTGTCGAGATTGGCGATGTCGTCCGCGCCCTTGGCCGAAGCGATCGCCTGCTGCAGCGTCATGCGCCCGACGATCGGGTAATTGCCCGGATCGCGAACGGCGCCATCGACGGTGACCGTTTGGCCGACCGCCTTCTTGATGTTCACCGTGACCTGCGGATCGCGGATATACTTGCCGCGCAGCTGGTCGGCGATGGAGCCGGCCACCTCGGTCGGGGTCCGGCCGCCGGCGACCACGGTGCCGACCAGCGGCAGCGACAGGTTGCCGGCCGCGTCGACCTCGCCTTCGCGCCGCAGTTCGGGCGCGCCGAACACTTCGACGATCAGTTCGTCACGCGGGCCGATGCGATAGTTGGAAAA is from Sphingomonas sp. LHG3406-1 and encodes:
- a CDS encoding polysaccharide biosynthesis/export family protein — protein: MSVSQALPAPGNTTTNLDFSNYRIGPRDELIVEVFGAPELRREGEVDAAGNLSLPLVGTVVAGGRTPTEVAGSIADQLRGKYIRDPQVTVNIKKAVGQTVTVDGAVRDPGNYPIVGRMTLQQAIASAKGADDIANLDNVVVFRRVNNQQMAALFSLRQIRAGRVTDPQIYGNDIVVVGENATRRFLKNLSSVPLGSFVPFIF
- a CDS encoding mannose-1-phosphate guanylyltransferase/mannose-6-phosphate isomerase, with translation MTSIRPVILSGGSGTRLWPISRESFPKQLLPISTERTMLQETALRVTGTQFREPIVIAGEDHRFFIQRQLEQSGVPVEAILLEPKGRNTAAAAVLAAIWSLDRGEDDLLLLLPSDHMIEDQQAFAAAVESGIAAADQGGIVTFGARPTEPNTQYGYIEVSEDGPGIGEARPVRRFIEKPDRQTAEDYLSRGGHYWNSGIFLFRASSLRDEAAKLMPELVEAVSRSLASKSIDGKFVRPEREAFEAAPNISIDYGIMEKTARAFVVPVDMAWSDVGSWGAVWQLADKDADDNALQGDIIAIDTSESIIRAEGSVTVAAVGLQKMAVIAARDAVFIAPVDRAADVREVVDQLKRDKRDLATLPSRVERPWGSYETKDRGSRFQIKHILVAPGETLSLQMHYHRSEHWVVVSGTAEVTVGDKIQLLQENQSTYIPAGTTHRLANPGKVPLELVEVQCGPYLGEDDIVRFDDEYGRA
- a CDS encoding DnaJ domain-containing protein yields the protein MVSTKPSLDYYDILGVPTNAAQDDIAAAYRARIIGVRDVAGSGEQTRQLNLAYRALSNPDRRRSYDEALGVRTADPLPQAGVAGADEDAFQEPAPQHDGWHDGVAHDDYVDDEPPPRRRRGPALLLIAGLAIALLLAGAWATGMFQSDQPVQVAGADQGGGTTPANGGPEARPSSPLGELAEAIGALAPGQQRPDEGTPAEAEGTITASGTTAVPQEQATSGTDAAAQQAGEEGGDAPTLAEGGEPATAEPEAAAAEEEPAPAAPAEQPAPAPVEPARPEPAPRAPPLSLSSGPRLLSGGLSNSDNQGGRFTGTVGVRLLVGANGRAQGCRVTRSSGNGALDATTCRLLQQRLYFAPARDGSGNAINSVVESTHVWGSRRRR